In a genomic window of Camelus ferus isolate YT-003-E chromosome 31, BCGSAC_Cfer_1.0, whole genome shotgun sequence:
- the LOC116660727 gene encoding synapsin-1-like, with translation MPASQQQTDLKPVAGGTAGGRGRPQDRTRPRWEQIDRLPGADPSPRCRRCRRPRTLTAPLRLAGAGSNPGAHTGKHPSHRGGPVNAPNRARLPGAGHDPGPGRRYPGAVQRPPTSRGGTRFPKRGGEAATKARGSATANVAGWGGDARAGAHALRDTASGAERGRAGPSGAERGLARPCQAGPRGGGAGPPAAQDGPAGLPTPMPTPRQPTGSRPTIPSNTGPGPGRTPHSQVLRWTPHNPLTPVTAPGHTTSARHDSSPDRRDGAPSPHTEVPTPPTLCPITTPTPQSLQTKLNPHASAQGQDGLGLGHHGDSRQMGISRSVRAHSLVSSA, from the exons atgcctgcctcccagcagcagaCAGACCTGAAACCTGTGGCCGGGGGGACGGCGGGcggcagaggccgcccccaggacaGGACGCGGCCGAGATGGGAGCAAATCGACAGGCTCCCAGGGGCAGACCCCTCTCCCCGCTGCCGTCGCTGCCGCCgcccccgcaccctgacagcaccACTCCGCCTCGCAGGGGCAG GATCGAACCCAGGGGCGCACACGGGGAAGCACCCATCCCACCGCGGCGGCCCCGTGAACGCACCGAACCGCGCCCGCCTGCCGGGGGCAGGCCATGACCCAGGGCCCGGTCGGAGGTACCCCGGGGCCGTCcagcgccctcccacctcccggggcgGCACCCGCTTTCCCAAACGTGGCGGAGAAGCGGCGACGAAGGCGCGGGGTTCAGCAACTGCTAACGTGgcgggttggggtgg TGATGCCCGGGCCGGGGCTCACGCACTACGGGACACTGCGAGTGGGGCCGAGCGGGGCCGAGCGGGGCCGAGCGGGGCCGAGCGGGGCCTAGCCCGGCCATGCCAGGCCGGGCCgaggggtggtggggctggccCACCCGCGGCCCAGGACGGGCCAGCTGGGCTCCCAACCCCAATGCCCACACCCAGACAACCCACAGGGTCCCGGCCCACAATCCCAAGCAACACAGGCCCCGGGCCAGGCCGCACACCGCACTCCCAGGTCCTCCGCTGGACGCCACACAACCCCCTCACCCCCGTCACGGCCCCCGGGCACACCACCTCGGCCAGACATGATTCTTCACCGGATCGCCGAGACggggctccttctcctcacactgaggtccccaccccccccacactcTGCCCCATTACAACTCCTACGCCACAATCCCTGCAAACCAAGCTGAACCCTCATGCTTCAGCCCAG GGGCAGGatggcctgggcctgggtcaccaTGGCGACAGCCGCCAGATGGGGATCTCGCGCAGTGTGCGGGCACACAGCCTTGTGTCCTCGGCCTAA